A genomic window from Betta splendens chromosome 17, fBetSpl5.4, whole genome shotgun sequence includes:
- the LOC114844600 gene encoding palmdelphin-like isoform X3, translated as MEESDLLKKRVQAIKEKHHIQQLIRVKKVELDQEKVKLQHLKKKALREQWLLQDSASHTLRKQSPLCDQKQTRDLQLHIHSIEMDIYSLEREESRISTNENLILDRLKAVEKTPEELIKEVQVSFVPAMEVNITKNLLNGNSPVLSAAEKDMSCVSDLSVNWVGHYFYKHSDERHEMEDCGVTNHRPHIGNNAAEKDSNKIEKWEEHQLDDLKRINHSSLLKGHHSGEHRERLHYGIRPSDCHHQEAIQPHVGDYISVGSYSPAHQTRNSNNPTAFGRCEDNTPHSSLHHSLDPTQSITAIFMGFQAAEDDSQEFLGSLKAELIIIEDSEDDGERMRSVGVIEGLADKWAETQKAPGIRKWNKHKPCCAVC; from the exons ATGGAGGAGTCAGACCTGCTAAAGAAGAGAGTCCAGGCTATTAAA GAGAAGCATCATATTCAGCAACTCATTCGGGTGAAGAAAGTGGAATTGGACCAGGAGAAGGTCAAACTACAGCATCTAAAG AAGAAAGCTTTGCGTGAGCAGTGGCTGTTACAGGACTCGGCCTCCCACACCCTCCGAAAGCAGAGTCCTCTGTGTGACCAGAAGCAGACCAGGGatctgcagcttcacattcacAG CATAGAAATGGATATTTATTCTCTGGAGCGAGAAGAGTCGAGAATTTCCACTAATGAGAACCTCATCCTGGATAGACTTAAGGCTGTGGAGAAAACTCCAGAGGAACTAATAAAG GAGGTGCAGGTCAGCTTCGTTCCTG CCATGGAAGTCAACATAACCAAGAACCTCCTGAATGGGAACAGTCCAGTTCTGTCTGCTGCAGAAAAG GACATGAGCTGTGTCTCTGATCTGTCAGTCAACTGGGTAGGCCATTATTTCTATAAGCACAGTGATGAAAGACACGAAATGGAGGATTGTGGTGTCACAAACCACAGGCCACACATTGGTAACAACGCAGCAGAGAAGGACTCAAATAAGATAGAAAAGTGGGAAGAACATCAGCTTGATGATCTGAAAAGGATCAACCACAGCAGCCTCCTGAAGGGTCATCACTCTGGAGAGCACAGGGAGAGGCTTCACTATGGAATCAGACCCAGTGACTGTCATCACCAAGAAGCGATCCAGCCACACGTTGGTGATTACATCAGTGTTGGTTCTTACAGTCCAGCCCATCAAACAAGGAACAGCAACAACCCTACTGCCTTTGGTCGCTGTGAAGACAACACCCCACACAGCAGCCTCCACCACAGCTTGGACCCCACTCAGTCAATCACAGCCATCTTCATGGGCTTCCAGGCTGCAGAGGATGACAGCCAGGAGTTTTTGGGCTCCCTAAAGGCTGAGCTCATCATCATTGAGGACAGTGAAGATGATGGGGAAAGGATGAGGAGCGTGGGAGTTATAGAGGGGCTGGCAGACAAATGGGCAGAAACACAGAAGGCACCAGGTATCAGAAAGTGGAACAAGCATAAGCCCTGCTGTGCTGTTTGCTAA
- the LOC114844600 gene encoding palmdelphin-like isoform X2, translating to MSCTERWATASRMEESDLLKKRVQAIKEKHHIQQLIRVKKVELDQEKVKLQHLKKKALREQWLLQDSASHTLRKQSPLCDQKQTRDLQLHIHSIEMDIYSLEREESRISTNENLILDRLKAVEKTPEELIKEVQVSFVPAMEVNITKNLLNGNSPVLSAAEKDMSCVSDLSVNWVGHYFYKHSDERHEMEDCGVTNHRPHIGNNAAEKDSNKIEKWEEHQLDDLKRINHSSLLKGHHSGEHRERLHYGIRPSDCHHQEAIQPHVGDYISVGSYSPAHQTRNSNNPTAFGRCEDNTPHSSLHHSLDPTQSITAIFMGFQAAEDDSQEFLGSLKAELIIIEDSEDDGERMRSVGVIEGLADKWAETQKAPGIRKWNKHKPCCAVC from the exons ATGTCCTGCACGGAGAGGTGGGCTACTGCCAG CAGGATGGAGGAGTCAGACCTGCTAAAGAAGAGAGTCCAGGCTATTAAA GAGAAGCATCATATTCAGCAACTCATTCGGGTGAAGAAAGTGGAATTGGACCAGGAGAAGGTCAAACTACAGCATCTAAAG AAGAAAGCTTTGCGTGAGCAGTGGCTGTTACAGGACTCGGCCTCCCACACCCTCCGAAAGCAGAGTCCTCTGTGTGACCAGAAGCAGACCAGGGatctgcagcttcacattcacAG CATAGAAATGGATATTTATTCTCTGGAGCGAGAAGAGTCGAGAATTTCCACTAATGAGAACCTCATCCTGGATAGACTTAAGGCTGTGGAGAAAACTCCAGAGGAACTAATAAAG GAGGTGCAGGTCAGCTTCGTTCCTG CCATGGAAGTCAACATAACCAAGAACCTCCTGAATGGGAACAGTCCAGTTCTGTCTGCTGCAGAAAAG GACATGAGCTGTGTCTCTGATCTGTCAGTCAACTGGGTAGGCCATTATTTCTATAAGCACAGTGATGAAAGACACGAAATGGAGGATTGTGGTGTCACAAACCACAGGCCACACATTGGTAACAACGCAGCAGAGAAGGACTCAAATAAGATAGAAAAGTGGGAAGAACATCAGCTTGATGATCTGAAAAGGATCAACCACAGCAGCCTCCTGAAGGGTCATCACTCTGGAGAGCACAGGGAGAGGCTTCACTATGGAATCAGACCCAGTGACTGTCATCACCAAGAAGCGATCCAGCCACACGTTGGTGATTACATCAGTGTTGGTTCTTACAGTCCAGCCCATCAAACAAGGAACAGCAACAACCCTACTGCCTTTGGTCGCTGTGAAGACAACACCCCACACAGCAGCCTCCACCACAGCTTGGACCCCACTCAGTCAATCACAGCCATCTTCATGGGCTTCCAGGCTGCAGAGGATGACAGCCAGGAGTTTTTGGGCTCCCTAAAGGCTGAGCTCATCATCATTGAGGACAGTGAAGATGATGGGGAAAGGATGAGGAGCGTGGGAGTTATAGAGGGGCTGGCAGACAAATGGGCAGAAACACAGAAGGCACCAGGTATCAGAAAGTGGAACAAGCATAAGCCCTGCTGTGCTGTTTGCTAA
- the LOC114844600 gene encoding palmdelphin-like isoform X4 — protein MCFLSHAFCLSHSRMEESDLLKKRVQAIKEKHHIQQLIRVKKVELDQEKVKLQHLKKKALREQWLLQDSASHTLRKQSPLCDQKQTRDLQLHIHRLKAVEKTPEELIKEVQVSFVPAMEVNITKNLLNGNSPVLSAAEKDMSCVSDLSVNWVGHYFYKHSDERHEMEDCGVTNHRPHIGNNAAEKDSNKIEKWEEHQLDDLKRINHSSLLKGHHSGEHRERLHYGIRPSDCHHQEAIQPHVGDYISVGSYSPAHQTRNSNNPTAFGRCEDNTPHSSLHHSLDPTQSITAIFMGFQAAEDDSQEFLGSLKAELIIIEDSEDDGERMRSVGVIEGLADKWAETQKAPGIRKWNKHKPCCAVC, from the exons atgtgttttctctctcatgCTTTCTGTCTGTCCCACAGCAGGATGGAGGAGTCAGACCTGCTAAAGAAGAGAGTCCAGGCTATTAAA GAGAAGCATCATATTCAGCAACTCATTCGGGTGAAGAAAGTGGAATTGGACCAGGAGAAGGTCAAACTACAGCATCTAAAG AAGAAAGCTTTGCGTGAGCAGTGGCTGTTACAGGACTCGGCCTCCCACACCCTCCGAAAGCAGAGTCCTCTGTGTGACCAGAAGCAGACCAGGGatctgcagcttcacattcacAG ACTTAAGGCTGTGGAGAAAACTCCAGAGGAACTAATAAAG GAGGTGCAGGTCAGCTTCGTTCCTG CCATGGAAGTCAACATAACCAAGAACCTCCTGAATGGGAACAGTCCAGTTCTGTCTGCTGCAGAAAAG GACATGAGCTGTGTCTCTGATCTGTCAGTCAACTGGGTAGGCCATTATTTCTATAAGCACAGTGATGAAAGACACGAAATGGAGGATTGTGGTGTCACAAACCACAGGCCACACATTGGTAACAACGCAGCAGAGAAGGACTCAAATAAGATAGAAAAGTGGGAAGAACATCAGCTTGATGATCTGAAAAGGATCAACCACAGCAGCCTCCTGAAGGGTCATCACTCTGGAGAGCACAGGGAGAGGCTTCACTATGGAATCAGACCCAGTGACTGTCATCACCAAGAAGCGATCCAGCCACACGTTGGTGATTACATCAGTGTTGGTTCTTACAGTCCAGCCCATCAAACAAGGAACAGCAACAACCCTACTGCCTTTGGTCGCTGTGAAGACAACACCCCACACAGCAGCCTCCACCACAGCTTGGACCCCACTCAGTCAATCACAGCCATCTTCATGGGCTTCCAGGCTGCAGAGGATGACAGCCAGGAGTTTTTGGGCTCCCTAAAGGCTGAGCTCATCATCATTGAGGACAGTGAAGATGATGGGGAAAGGATGAGGAGCGTGGGAGTTATAGAGGGGCTGGCAGACAAATGGGCAGAAACACAGAAGGCACCAGGTATCAGAAAGTGGAACAAGCATAAGCCCTGCTGTGCTGTTTGCTAA
- the LOC114844600 gene encoding palmdelphin-like isoform X1, with the protein MCFLSHAFCLSHSRMEESDLLKKRVQAIKEKHHIQQLIRVKKVELDQEKVKLQHLKKKALREQWLLQDSASHTLRKQSPLCDQKQTRDLQLHIHSIEMDIYSLEREESRISTNENLILDRLKAVEKTPEELIKEVQVSFVPAMEVNITKNLLNGNSPVLSAAEKDMSCVSDLSVNWVGHYFYKHSDERHEMEDCGVTNHRPHIGNNAAEKDSNKIEKWEEHQLDDLKRINHSSLLKGHHSGEHRERLHYGIRPSDCHHQEAIQPHVGDYISVGSYSPAHQTRNSNNPTAFGRCEDNTPHSSLHHSLDPTQSITAIFMGFQAAEDDSQEFLGSLKAELIIIEDSEDDGERMRSVGVIEGLADKWAETQKAPGIRKWNKHKPCCAVC; encoded by the exons atgtgttttctctctcatgCTTTCTGTCTGTCCCACAGCAGGATGGAGGAGTCAGACCTGCTAAAGAAGAGAGTCCAGGCTATTAAA GAGAAGCATCATATTCAGCAACTCATTCGGGTGAAGAAAGTGGAATTGGACCAGGAGAAGGTCAAACTACAGCATCTAAAG AAGAAAGCTTTGCGTGAGCAGTGGCTGTTACAGGACTCGGCCTCCCACACCCTCCGAAAGCAGAGTCCTCTGTGTGACCAGAAGCAGACCAGGGatctgcagcttcacattcacAG CATAGAAATGGATATTTATTCTCTGGAGCGAGAAGAGTCGAGAATTTCCACTAATGAGAACCTCATCCTGGATAGACTTAAGGCTGTGGAGAAAACTCCAGAGGAACTAATAAAG GAGGTGCAGGTCAGCTTCGTTCCTG CCATGGAAGTCAACATAACCAAGAACCTCCTGAATGGGAACAGTCCAGTTCTGTCTGCTGCAGAAAAG GACATGAGCTGTGTCTCTGATCTGTCAGTCAACTGGGTAGGCCATTATTTCTATAAGCACAGTGATGAAAGACACGAAATGGAGGATTGTGGTGTCACAAACCACAGGCCACACATTGGTAACAACGCAGCAGAGAAGGACTCAAATAAGATAGAAAAGTGGGAAGAACATCAGCTTGATGATCTGAAAAGGATCAACCACAGCAGCCTCCTGAAGGGTCATCACTCTGGAGAGCACAGGGAGAGGCTTCACTATGGAATCAGACCCAGTGACTGTCATCACCAAGAAGCGATCCAGCCACACGTTGGTGATTACATCAGTGTTGGTTCTTACAGTCCAGCCCATCAAACAAGGAACAGCAACAACCCTACTGCCTTTGGTCGCTGTGAAGACAACACCCCACACAGCAGCCTCCACCACAGCTTGGACCCCACTCAGTCAATCACAGCCATCTTCATGGGCTTCCAGGCTGCAGAGGATGACAGCCAGGAGTTTTTGGGCTCCCTAAAGGCTGAGCTCATCATCATTGAGGACAGTGAAGATGATGGGGAAAGGATGAGGAGCGTGGGAGTTATAGAGGGGCTGGCAGACAAATGGGCAGAAACACAGAAGGCACCAGGTATCAGAAAGTGGAACAAGCATAAGCCCTGCTGTGCTGTTTGCTAA